The Ancylobacter sp. WKF20 genome contains a region encoding:
- the mmsB gene encoding multiple monosaccharide ABC transporter permease — protein MSDTALKDKPSHAGFIKNNLREYGMMISLFAIMIFFEVVTNGTLMRPLNLTNLVLQNSYIVIMALGMLLVIVTGHIDLSVGSVAGFIGAVAAVLMVKFGVHYIPATLICLALGALIGAAQGYWVAYFKIPSFIVTLAGMLVFKGLALAILAGQSVGPFPPEFQKLSSGFIPELVPDAGSLYPTSLALGALLALALVWLNFRGRARQEAHHIETEPYSFFVLKNLLLFAIMVYFAYLIASHRGLPNVLVIMAALIALYAFITTRTTIGRQIYAVGGNEKAAKLSGIKTERLTFLTFVNMGVLAALAGLIFAARLNTATPKAGLGFELDVIAACFIGGASAYGGVGRVGGAVIGALIMGVMNNGMSILGIGIDYQQVIKGLVLLGAVCLDVYNQKRA, from the coding sequence ATGAGCGACACCGCGCTGAAGGACAAGCCGAGCCACGCCGGCTTCATCAAGAACAATCTGCGCGAATACGGGATGATGATCTCGCTCTTCGCCATCATGATCTTTTTCGAGGTGGTGACGAACGGCACGCTGATGCGCCCGCTCAATCTCACCAACCTCGTGCTGCAGAACAGCTACATCGTCATCATGGCGCTGGGCATGCTGCTGGTCATCGTCACCGGCCATATCGACCTGTCGGTCGGCTCGGTCGCCGGCTTCATCGGCGCGGTGGCGGCGGTGCTGATGGTGAAGTTCGGCGTCCACTACATACCGGCGACGCTGATCTGCCTCGCGCTCGGCGCGCTCATCGGCGCGGCGCAGGGCTATTGGGTCGCCTATTTCAAGATCCCGTCCTTCATCGTCACGCTGGCGGGCATGTTGGTGTTCAAGGGGCTGGCGCTCGCCATCCTCGCCGGCCAGTCGGTCGGCCCCTTTCCCCCCGAGTTCCAGAAGCTCTCCTCCGGCTTCATCCCGGAACTGGTGCCGGATGCCGGTTCGCTCTACCCGACCTCGCTCGCGCTCGGCGCGCTGCTGGCGCTCGCTCTGGTGTGGCTGAACTTCCGCGGCCGCGCCCGGCAGGAGGCCCACCATATCGAGACCGAACCCTACAGCTTCTTCGTGCTGAAGAACCTGCTGCTGTTCGCGATCATGGTGTATTTCGCCTATCTGATCGCCTCGCATCGCGGCCTGCCCAATGTGTTGGTGATCATGGCGGCGCTGATCGCGCTCTACGCCTTCATCACCACCCGCACGACGATCGGCCGGCAGATCTACGCGGTCGGCGGCAATGAGAAGGCGGCCAAGCTCTCCGGTATCAAGACCGAGCGGCTGACCTTCCTGACCTTCGTCAATATGGGCGTGCTGGCGGCGCTGGCCGGCCTCATCTTCGCCGCGCGGCTCAACACGGCGACGCCCAAGGCCGGCCTCGGCTTCGAGCTTGACGTGATCGCCGCCTGCTTCATCGGCGGCGCCTCGGCCTATGGCGGCGTCGGCCGGGTCGGCGGCGCGGTGATCGGCGCGCTCATCATGGGCGTGATGAACAACGGCATGTCGATCCTCGGCATCGGCATCGACTACCAGCAGGTCATCAAGGGCCTCGTCCTGCTCGGCGCCGTCTGCCTCGACGTCTACAACCAGAAGCGCGCCTGA
- the trxA gene encoding thioredoxin — MSVEKVSDSSFEADVLKSSEPVIVDFWAEWCGPCRMVAPVLDEVSGELDGKVKIVKLNVDENPNTASKYGIMSIPTLLLFKDGQIAARQVGAAPKAKMLQWINSSI; from the coding sequence ATGAGCGTTGAAAAAGTGTCGGACAGCAGCTTCGAGGCCGACGTGCTGAAGTCGTCCGAGCCGGTGATCGTCGATTTCTGGGCCGAGTGGTGCGGCCCCTGCCGCATGGTCGCCCCGGTGCTCGACGAAGTGTCCGGCGAGCTGGACGGCAAGGTGAAGATCGTCAAGCTGAACGTCGACGAGAACCCGAACACCGCGTCGAAGTACGGCATCATGTCGATCCCGACCCTGCTGCTGTTCAAGGACGGCCAGATCGCCGCTCGCCAGGTCGGCGCGGCGCCCAAGGCCAAGATGCTGCAGTGGATCAACAGCTCGATCTGA
- a CDS encoding DUF393 domain-containing protein — MSRVTVWYDSQCPLCRREIAAMRQLDRANRIAFVDLHGDGTCPRDRGAMLARFHAQEDGVLYQGAAAFAAMWRQIPLLRPLGLAARNRLVLAGLEVTYRGFLRLRPHLQRFARRLEPRAGA; from the coding sequence ATGAGCCGGGTCACCGTCTGGTACGATTCGCAGTGCCCGCTCTGCCGGCGGGAAATCGCCGCCATGCGCCAGCTCGACCGCGCCAACCGCATCGCCTTCGTCGATCTGCATGGGGACGGGACTTGTCCGCGCGACCGGGGCGCGATGCTCGCGCGCTTTCACGCGCAGGAGGATGGCGTGCTCTATCAGGGCGCTGCCGCCTTCGCCGCCATGTGGCGGCAAATCCCGCTGCTGCGCCCGCTCGGCCTTGCCGCGCGCAACCGGCTGGTTCTGGCGGGGCTGGAGGTGACCTATCGCGGTTTTCTCCGCCTGCGGCCGCATCTCCAGCGCTTCGCGCGGCGCCTTGAACCCCGCGCGGGGGCCTAG
- a CDS encoding DUF3429 domain-containing protein, with the protein MDTRTIAAAPPPAFTRLAWLLAGAGTLPFLGGIVDLASGGGAALIVVPIYAAVIASFIAGIHWAAALLEPRRFGIRLLIASNGAALLGWLGALLPPTPGFLLFAVLFPALAGVDRQLWRAGLWPLWFWRLRAAISAVVTLACLALAALAAGRLA; encoded by the coding sequence ATGGACACGCGTACCATCGCCGCCGCGCCACCACCCGCCTTTACCCGTCTCGCCTGGCTGCTGGCGGGAGCGGGCACGCTGCCCTTTCTCGGCGGCATCGTCGATCTCGCCTCGGGAGGCGGGGCCGCGCTCATCGTTGTGCCGATCTATGCGGCGGTGATCGCCTCCTTCATCGCCGGCATTCACTGGGCGGCGGCACTGCTGGAGCCGCGCCGCTTCGGCATAAGGCTGCTCATCGCCAGCAATGGCGCGGCGCTGCTCGGCTGGCTTGGCGCGCTGCTGCCGCCGACGCCGGGTTTCCTGCTCTTCGCCGTGCTGTTTCCGGCGCTGGCGGGGGTGGACCGTCAGCTCTGGCGGGCGGGGCTGTGGCCGCTCTGGTTCTGGCGTCTGCGCGCGGCGATCAGCGCCGTCGTCACCCTTGCCTGCCTCGCGCTGGCCGCCCTTGCCGCCGGGAGGCTCGCATGA
- the addA gene encoding double-strand break repair helicase AddA, producing the protein MSGLPATPALRAATELQSRASDPAISAWVSANAGSGKTHVLARRVIRLLMRGVPPGRILCLTYTKAAAANMANRVLDELRRWVTLDDAALDAAIIAADGGRVDAARRARARRLFAQALETPGGLKIQTIHAFCGALLHAFPFEAGVPAGFGELDEPSRQELLARLRSEVVLEAAGAPASALGEALGLLVDQVSDAGITEIIEAVVADPQALEASDEELADAVGLAGPIDPRDVERLIVNEALLPRGAWRGLGEALIEEGGNCARRGRALLAADAAPADAAADAYASVFLKDDGEAYGESQFGAAKVRARYPALLAERDRVAPLAKLLAAARAYQRSRAVLTLGRESVRRYERAKAARGVLDFADLVNNARRLLASGASAWVHYKLDQGIDHVLLDEAQDTSPEQWEVIRPLVAEFFAGEGARPDPLGIGRSLFVVGDEKQSIFSFQGADPRRFDTVRRDFERAGGSGFAHIPLKHSFRSAPGILAAVDAVFTEPAAHRGLSAENVRPVHEAIHDALPALVELWEPEAPTQAVDIDAWQRPLDAPAADDPKARLARNIASHIAARIAQRFPLSGRHGARPARPGDFLILVRRRDGLFEAIIRELKQAHVPVAGADRLVVAEHIAVMDLMALGDALLARDDQLALACALKSPLFGFDDHDLMALCPSRTGRLEETLRARAGENPRWAAAVERLARLRVEARRLRPFDFFARVLGRERGRAAMLARLGPEAADALDEMLALARAYESVEAPSLAGFLAFLRRGGAEAKRDMEAGRDEVRVMTVHGAKGLEAPYVILADTTGAPMIRRTAGLVRVERADGRRIAVHAPSKKRDTPAIAAARQAEDAAQQDEQRRLLYVALTRAETALVLCGADGNRARPAECWYNLVHDALAPDAVEHPALGFEGTVKRWRAPDEALPGSVNAASEATPAPDAGEIETARRLALPPTGGAIPRPALRPSASPAGPVIPPDRQAMEAARARGELLHRLMAGLAGVPVHERAAPGRRLLAAASDLPEAAREALLAEVLAVLELPELAPLFAAGGQAEVPLVGTLEDGTPVSGRIDRLAVTENRVLVADFKTDRHVPARAADLPAAHVRQVAVYARLLRKLFPGKEIGAVLVYTAGPRAFTLDAVTLAQAGDGVTSP; encoded by the coding sequence ATGAGCGGACTTCCCGCCACGCCGGCGCTGCGCGCCGCGACCGAGCTTCAGTCCCGTGCTTCGGACCCGGCCATCTCCGCCTGGGTGTCGGCCAATGCCGGCTCGGGCAAGACGCATGTGCTGGCGCGCCGGGTGATCCGTCTCTTGATGCGCGGCGTGCCGCCCGGTCGCATCCTCTGCCTGACCTATACCAAGGCCGCCGCCGCCAATATGGCGAACCGCGTGCTGGACGAGCTGCGCCGCTGGGTGACGCTTGACGATGCCGCTCTCGACGCCGCCATCATCGCCGCCGATGGCGGGCGGGTGGATGCGGCCCGCCGTGCCCGCGCCCGCCGGCTGTTCGCGCAGGCGCTGGAAACGCCGGGCGGGCTAAAGATCCAGACCATCCATGCCTTCTGCGGCGCGCTGCTGCACGCCTTCCCCTTCGAGGCCGGCGTGCCGGCGGGCTTTGGCGAGCTGGACGAGCCGAGCCGCCAGGAGTTGCTCGCCCGCCTGCGTTCCGAGGTCGTGCTGGAGGCCGCTGGCGCGCCGGCGAGCGCGCTGGGCGAGGCGCTGGGTCTGCTCGTCGATCAGGTGTCGGACGCCGGCATTACCGAGATCATCGAGGCGGTGGTCGCCGACCCACAGGCGCTGGAGGCGAGCGACGAGGAACTGGCCGATGCCGTCGGCCTCGCCGGGCCGATCGACCCGCGCGATGTCGAACGCCTCATCGTCAATGAGGCGCTGCTGCCGCGCGGCGCGTGGCGCGGGCTGGGTGAGGCGTTGATCGAGGAAGGTGGCAATTGCGCCCGGCGCGGGCGTGCCTTGCTCGCCGCCGATGCCGCCCCGGCCGATGCGGCGGCGGACGCTTATGCCTCGGTCTTCCTGAAGGATGATGGCGAGGCCTATGGCGAGAGCCAGTTCGGCGCGGCCAAGGTGCGCGCGCGCTATCCGGCCCTGCTCGCCGAGCGCGACCGCGTGGCCCCGCTCGCCAAGCTGCTCGCCGCCGCCCGCGCCTATCAGCGCAGCCGCGCCGTGCTCACCTTGGGGCGCGAATCGGTGCGGCGCTATGAGCGGGCCAAGGCGGCGCGCGGGGTGCTGGACTTCGCCGATCTCGTCAACAATGCCCGGCGGCTGCTCGCCTCCGGCGCCTCGGCCTGGGTGCATTACAAGCTCGATCAGGGCATCGACCATGTGCTGCTCGACGAGGCGCAGGACACCAGCCCCGAGCAATGGGAGGTGATCCGCCCGCTGGTCGCCGAATTCTTCGCCGGGGAGGGCGCGCGGCCCGATCCGCTCGGCATCGGCCGCTCGCTCTTCGTGGTGGGCGACGAGAAGCAGTCGATCTTCTCCTTCCAGGGCGCCGATCCCCGCCGCTTCGACACGGTGCGCCGCGATTTCGAGCGTGCCGGCGGCAGCGGTTTCGCGCATATCCCGCTCAAGCACTCCTTCCGCTCGGCGCCGGGCATCCTTGCCGCGGTGGACGCGGTGTTCACCGAGCCGGCGGCGCATCGCGGCCTGTCCGCCGAGAATGTGCGGCCGGTGCATGAGGCGATCCACGACGCGCTGCCGGCATTGGTCGAGCTGTGGGAGCCGGAGGCACCGACGCAGGCGGTCGACATCGACGCCTGGCAGCGCCCGCTCGACGCGCCGGCCGCCGATGATCCCAAGGCCCGGCTCGCCCGCAACATTGCGAGCCACATCGCCGCCCGCATCGCCCAGCGTTTTCCCTTGAGCGGGCGGCATGGCGCGCGCCCGGCGCGGCCGGGGGACTTCCTCATTCTGGTGCGCCGGCGCGACGGCCTGTTCGAGGCGATCATCCGCGAGCTGAAACAGGCGCATGTGCCGGTCGCCGGCGCCGACCGTCTGGTGGTCGCCGAGCATATCGCGGTGATGGACCTGATGGCGCTGGGCGACGCGCTGCTGGCGCGCGATGATCAGCTGGCGCTGGCCTGCGCGCTGAAAAGCCCGCTCTTCGGCTTTGACGACCACGACCTGATGGCGCTCTGCCCCAGTCGCACGGGCCGGCTCGAGGAGACGCTGCGCGCCCGCGCGGGGGAGAACCCGCGCTGGGCGGCGGCGGTGGAGCGGCTGGCGCGGCTGCGCGTCGAGGCGCGGCGGCTGCGGCCCTTCGATTTCTTCGCCCGCGTGCTCGGCCGCGAGCGCGGGCGCGCCGCCATGCTGGCCCGGCTCGGGCCGGAGGCGGCGGATGCGCTCGACGAGATGCTGGCGCTCGCCCGTGCCTATGAGAGCGTCGAGGCGCCCTCGCTCGCCGGCTTCCTCGCCTTCCTGCGGCGCGGCGGGGCCGAGGCCAAGCGCGACATGGAGGCGGGGCGCGACGAGGTGCGGGTGATGACCGTGCACGGCGCCAAGGGGCTGGAGGCGCCCTATGTCATCCTCGCCGACACCACCGGTGCGCCGATGATCCGCCGCACGGCGGGGTTGGTCCGGGTTGAGCGGGCGGACGGGCGGCGCATCGCCGTCCACGCCCCCTCGAAGAAGCGCGACACGCCCGCCATCGCCGCTGCCCGGCAGGCCGAGGATGCCGCCCAGCAGGACGAGCAGCGCCGCCTGCTCTATGTCGCGCTGACCCGCGCGGAGACGGCGCTGGTGCTGTGCGGGGCTGATGGCAACCGCGCCCGGCCGGCGGAGTGCTGGTACAACCTCGTCCATGATGCGCTGGCGCCCGACGCGGTGGAGCATCCCGCCCTCGGCTTCGAGGGCACGGTGAAGCGCTGGCGCGCGCCCGATGAGGCGCTGCCCGGCAGCGTGAACGCCGCTTCAGAGGCGACGCCCGCCCCCGACGCCGGCGAGATCGAGACCGCCCGGCGCCTTGCTTTGCCGCCAACTGGTGGGGCTATTCCGCGCCCGGCGCTGCGGCCCTCCGCGTCGCCGGCCGGGCCGGTCATTCCGCCCGACCGGCAGGCGATGGAAGCCGCCCGCGCGCGCGGCGAGCTGCTGCACCGGCTGATGGCGGGGCTTGCCGGCGTGCCGGTACATGAGCGCGCGGCGCCCGGCCGGCGCCTGCTGGCCGCGGCTTCGGACCTGCCGGAAGCCGCCCGCGAGGCGCTGCTGGCCGAGGTGCTGGCGGTGTTGGAGCTGCCGGAGCTCGCCCCGCTCTTCGCTGCTGGCGGGCAGGCGGAGGTGCCGCTTGTCGGTACGCTGGAGGATGGCACCCCGGTCTCGGGCCGAATCGACCGCCTCGCGGTGACGGAAAACCGCGTGCTGGTGGCCGACTTCAAGACCGACCGGCATGTCCCGGCGCGCGCGGCAGACCTGCCCGCCGCGCATGTGCGGCAGGTCGCGGTCTATGCCCGGCTGCTGAGGAAACTGTTTCCGGGCAAGGAGATCGGCGCCGTTCTGGTCTATACGGCGGGTCCGCGTGCCTTCACGCTGGATGCCGTGACGCTGGCGCAGGCTGGGGACGGCGTCACGTCGCCGTGA
- a CDS encoding NAD(P)-binding protein produces the protein MTRIAIIGGGVGGLTLAHALRDVAAITVFEKGRGLGGRTSTRREGPFNFDHGAPCFTCRTPEFDAWLAPLRAAGVVAQWAGPVVNLAGGRVTGPRLWTERHLVGVPGMNAIAQHLATGLDIRVGTEVAPLVASGRERRLYDLTSPTGAPLGHFDVVVSTAPPHQTRALFGPAVPAETLPQGAMKPRHALMAAWERPWPEPWIAAKVQDGRIRFVSVDSSKPGRNAGHTTLVAHTRSRWSALHEASTSAALEPLLLEALRRALPVDLGAPALVRAHRWRSALVASTPRSGPWYDAASGLAATSDWALTSRIEEVCLAALSLADRIKAGLS, from the coding sequence ATGACGCGGATCGCCATTATCGGCGGTGGGGTTGGCGGGCTGACGCTGGCCCATGCGTTGAGGGACGTCGCCGCCATCACCGTGTTCGAGAAGGGCCGGGGGCTGGGCGGGCGCACCTCCACCCGCCGCGAAGGGCCCTTCAACTTCGACCATGGCGCGCCCTGCTTCACCTGCCGCACGCCGGAGTTCGACGCCTGGCTGGCCCCGCTGCGCGCGGCGGGCGTGGTGGCGCAATGGGCGGGACCAGTGGTGAACCTTGCCGGCGGGCGGGTCACCGGGCCGCGCCTGTGGACCGAGCGCCATCTGGTCGGCGTGCCCGGCATGAACGCGATCGCCCAGCACCTCGCCACGGGGCTCGACATACGCGTTGGGACTGAGGTCGCCCCGCTGGTAGCCAGTGGGAGAGAGCGGCGCTTGTATGATCTCACATCCCCCACTGGCGCGCCGCTCGGCCATTTCGATGTGGTGGTCTCCACCGCCCCGCCGCACCAGACACGGGCATTGTTCGGGCCGGCGGTGCCAGCCGAGACGCTGCCGCAGGGCGCGATGAAGCCACGCCATGCGCTGATGGCCGCGTGGGAGCGCCCCTGGCCGGAGCCGTGGATCGCCGCCAAGGTGCAGGATGGGCGGATCCGTTTTGTGTCGGTAGACAGTTCCAAGCCCGGCCGAAACGCCGGCCACACGACCCTCGTCGCCCATACCCGCAGCCGCTGGTCGGCGCTGCATGAGGCGAGTACCAGTGCCGCGCTGGAACCCTTATTGCTGGAGGCGCTGCGCCGGGCGCTGCCGGTCGATCTCGGCGCCCCGGCCCTGGTGCGGGCCCATCGCTGGCGCTCGGCGCTGGTCGCCTCCACACCGCGCTCGGGCCCTTGGTATGATGCCGCCTCTGGGCTTGCCGCCACCAGCGACTGGGCGTTGACCAGCCGGATCGAGGAGGTATGCCTCGCCGCGCTGTCGCTGGCCGACCGCATCAAAGCGGGGCTGTCATGA